One window of Mediterraneibacter gnavus ATCC 29149 genomic DNA carries:
- a CDS encoding FAD-dependent oxidoreductase, whose product MNTYPKLFSPIKIGETTVKNRVFMPPISTNLADKGYVTDALVEHYAARAKGGVGLIVTEVTTVEPTYVYLPGDMSICDDSYIPGWEKLTAAVHKYGTKILPQLFHPAYMAFPIPGTPRLIAPSFVGPYYAKEAPRPVTVEELQVIIRQFGEAALRVKKAGADGVEIHAAHAHGLLGGFLSPLYNKRTDAYGGDINGRLKLTLEVIAEVRKICGKDFIIDVRISGDEYSDGGLNLNDAIYVSKQLEKAGVDMLHVSGGTTIKRGSSIPAPGTKMGSHSALSAEIKKHVSIPVATVGRITEPWLAEELLENDKADICMIGRANLCEPEFCNKAQAGHEEDIRPCIGCLRCLNGIMFGKRVACTVNPSLEPENEDTITPAKETKNVLVIGGGPAGMEAAYVAAKRGHHVVLADRQDSLGGTVRIAAVPIAKQDLTQLIKYQAHKLEQAGVKVLLNTEVTLETIQKDYPDYEVILCAGATPIVPQFMTQFKDWMTADDVLYGRKFPGRKIVVIGGGSVGCETADYLAPVLNDRFPRNREITLIEMAHEIMEAESGPGRSLLVQRMMEKGIQILCDAKVEEVNHTVIKYTKDGKTHEITDADTLVLAMGYRPSDTLEEQLTSAGITCHVLGDCKKPGNIKDAVTEGYQTALNL is encoded by the coding sequence ATGAATACATATCCAAAACTCTTCTCCCCGATCAAAATCGGAGAAACTACTGTAAAAAACCGCGTATTTATGCCGCCGATCTCTACAAATCTGGCTGACAAAGGATACGTAACAGATGCTTTGGTGGAGCACTACGCTGCCCGCGCGAAAGGCGGTGTCGGACTGATTGTAACAGAAGTAACAACTGTAGAGCCTACTTATGTATATCTTCCGGGAGATATGTCCATCTGTGACGACAGCTATATCCCGGGATGGGAAAAGCTGACTGCTGCCGTCCACAAGTACGGCACAAAGATTTTGCCGCAGCTTTTTCATCCTGCTTACATGGCATTCCCGATCCCTGGTACTCCGCGGCTGATCGCTCCGTCTTTTGTAGGTCCTTACTATGCCAAGGAAGCGCCAAGACCGGTCACTGTTGAAGAACTGCAGGTCATTATCCGCCAGTTCGGCGAGGCTGCTCTGCGTGTAAAAAAAGCAGGCGCTGACGGAGTGGAAATTCACGCCGCTCATGCACATGGACTCCTTGGCGGATTCCTTTCTCCGCTCTACAACAAACGGACAGATGCCTATGGTGGAGATATCAATGGACGCTTAAAACTGACTCTTGAAGTCATTGCCGAAGTCAGAAAAATATGTGGAAAAGATTTCATCATCGATGTACGTATTTCCGGAGATGAATATTCAGACGGGGGTCTGAATTTAAATGATGCCATCTATGTTTCCAAACAGCTCGAAAAAGCCGGTGTGGATATGCTTCATGTTTCCGGCGGAACAACGATCAAAAGAGGAAGCTCCATTCCTGCACCCGGAACAAAAATGGGATCTCACAGCGCGCTCTCCGCAGAGATCAAAAAACATGTTTCGATCCCGGTGGCAACTGTGGGACGCATCACAGAACCATGGCTGGCAGAAGAACTTCTGGAAAATGATAAGGCAGATATCTGCATGATCGGCCGCGCAAATCTCTGTGAACCTGAATTCTGCAACAAGGCTCAGGCCGGACACGAGGAAGATATCCGTCCATGTATCGGCTGTCTGCGCTGCTTAAACGGCATTATGTTCGGAAAACGGGTTGCATGTACTGTCAATCCTTCTCTGGAACCGGAAAATGAAGACACCATCACCCCTGCAAAAGAGACAAAAAATGTCCTTGTTATCGGTGGAGGTCCTGCCGGAATGGAAGCTGCTTACGTTGCTGCAAAACGCGGACATCATGTTGTACTTGCAGACCGTCAGGATTCCCTTGGCGGAACCGTTCGGATCGCTGCCGTTCCGATTGCAAAACAGGATCTGACACAGCTGATCAAATATCAGGCACACAAACTGGAACAGGCCGGCGTAAAGGTTCTTTTAAATACGGAGGTTACACTGGAAACAATCCAGAAGGACTATCCAGATTATGAGGTCATACTCTGTGCAGGTGCGACTCCGATTGTTCCTCAGTTTATGACACAATTTAAAGACTGGATGACTGCGGACGACGTCCTCTATGGAAGGAAGTTCCCGGGACGCAAGATTGTAGTCATCGGCGGAGGCTCTGTCGGATGTGAAACCGCAGATTATCTGGCTCCGGTTCTGAATGACCGTTTCCCCAGAAACCGGGAGATTACTCTGATTGAAATGGCACATGAGATCATGGAAGCAGAAAGTGGTCCGGGAAGAAGTCTGCTTGTCCAGAGAATGATGGAAAAAGGAATCCAGATTCTCTGCGATGCAAAAGTGGAAGAAGTCAATCATACCGTGATCAAATATACAAAAGATGGAAAGACTCACGAGATTACAGATGCCGATACACTCGTTCTTGCAATGGGATACCGTCCGTCTGACACTTTAGAGGAACAGCTGACCTCTGCAGGAATTACCTGTCATGTACTGGGCGACTGCAAAAAACCTGGAAATATCAAAGATGCTGTAACAGAAGGATATCAGACTGCATTGAATTTATAA
- a CDS encoding phosphatidylserine decarboxylase yields MKLADRRGNIEECSSGQDRLLEWIYTHETGRFLMKGLINPHISEIGAAFLDSRASRVLIAWFIQKNKIPMYQYEQKKYRSFNEFFKRKALPGARRIIREPERLISPCDGRLSVYKIEENSRFQIKHTSYSTESLLKNEGLAKRYAGGYAWVFRLCVEDYHRYIYVDDGVKSENVKIPGVLHTVNPVANDSFPIYKENAREFSLLCSENFGTVLMMEVGAMMVGKIENRHQAARVRRGQEKGNFAFGGSTIILLTQKGKAMPDPDIWENSLNGIETKVRLGESVGRGKKR; encoded by the coding sequence ATGAAGCTGGCAGACAGAAGAGGAAACATAGAAGAATGCAGTTCAGGACAGGATCGGCTGCTGGAATGGATTTACACGCATGAAACAGGAAGGTTTCTTATGAAGGGACTGATCAATCCACATATCTCTGAAATCGGAGCTGCGTTTTTGGATTCTCGGGCCTCCAGAGTGCTGATTGCGTGGTTTATCCAGAAGAACAAGATTCCGATGTATCAGTATGAGCAGAAAAAGTACCGCTCTTTCAATGAATTTTTTAAACGAAAAGCACTTCCGGGAGCACGAAGAATCATTCGGGAGCCAGAGAGGCTGATCAGTCCTTGTGACGGAAGACTCAGTGTCTATAAAATTGAAGAAAATTCCCGGTTTCAAATCAAACATACAAGCTACAGTACAGAGAGTCTTTTGAAAAATGAAGGGCTTGCAAAACGCTATGCAGGCGGGTATGCATGGGTGTTCCGGCTTTGTGTGGAAGATTATCATCGTTACATTTATGTGGATGATGGAGTAAAATCGGAAAACGTGAAAATACCGGGAGTATTGCATACGGTCAATCCGGTGGCGAATGACAGTTTCCCAATCTATAAAGAGAATGCAAGAGAGTTTTCGCTGCTCTGCTCAGAAAATTTTGGGACGGTTTTAATGATGGAAGTAGGGGCAATGATGGTGGGAAAAATTGAAAATCGCCATCAGGCGGCAAGAGTGCGAAGAGGTCAGGAAAAAGGAAATTTTGCATTTGGAGGTTCTACGATCATTCTGCTCACACAAAAAGGAAAGGCAATGCCGGATCCGGATATCTGGGAGAATTCTCTTAATGGGATTGAAACAAAAGTAAGGCTGGGAGAAAGCGTCGGGAGAGGAAAGAAACGATAA
- a CDS encoding CDP-alcohol phosphatidyltransferase family protein has product MIGFYDYTVVLTYISFTSSIIGIFCAVTGHPKWAVFCLALSGLCDMFDGKIARTKKNRTEDEKQFGIQIDSLCDVVCFGVFPIVLCYELGMRRIYSMAILVLYGLAGVIRLGYFNVMETKRQQETSENRKYYQGLPITSMSVVLPLLFVVSLILPGYHWFLYALHITVAVVGILFVADFKFRKPTNKELAVLVGIVGVAVLFILFYNGGWWEFCRARFFRHM; this is encoded by the coding sequence ATGATAGGATTTTATGATTATACGGTGGTGCTGACTTATATTAGTTTTACTTCATCAATAATCGGCATTTTTTGTGCTGTTACAGGACATCCAAAGTGGGCTGTGTTCTGTCTGGCGCTTTCCGGATTATGCGATATGTTTGATGGAAAGATTGCGCGAACGAAGAAAAACAGAACAGAGGATGAGAAGCAGTTCGGAATTCAGATTGATTCTCTGTGTGATGTGGTCTGTTTTGGAGTGTTTCCGATTGTATTATGCTATGAGTTGGGCATGCGCCGTATTTACAGTATGGCAATTTTAGTACTGTATGGGCTTGCCGGAGTAATCCGCCTTGGATATTTTAATGTCATGGAGACCAAACGGCAGCAGGAGACCAGCGAAAATCGAAAATACTATCAGGGACTTCCAATCACATCCATGTCAGTCGTACTGCCGCTGCTCTTTGTAGTATCGCTGATACTTCCGGGATATCACTGGTTTCTGTATGCACTGCATATTACAGTGGCAGTGGTCGGTATCTTGTTTGTGGCAGATTTTAAGTTCCGCAAACCAACGAATAAAGAACTGGCAGTTCTTGTCGGAATCGTAGGAGTCGCAGTCCTGTTCATCCTGTTCTATAACGGAGGATGGTGGGAGTTCTGCAGAGCGCGGTTTTTCCGGCATATGTAG
- a CDS encoding lysylphosphatidylglycerol synthase transmembrane domain-containing protein: MRDKKKAVFNILFLLLVFGLTVYGVFRGEDLESMMHSIRQAQWQWLVPGVALVLFFIWSESIIIWYMMKSYGTRLKKRSCFLFSSVGFFFSCITPSASGGQPMQIYYMKKEKIPIPVSTVVLMIVTITYKLVLVVIGIGILIFGQGFLHRYLEGILPVYYLGLGLNVFCVVFMTVLVFHPVLTKEILKKGVHLLEKLRLMKHKEERLEKLDASMDTYRGTAVYLKEHMGVIVVVSGITFVQRMALFAATWFVYRAFGLSGTSFFDILFLQAVIAVAVDMLPLPGGMGISETLFLNIFRPVFGSLLLPGMVLSRGLGYYAELLISAAFTVVAQLTIGNEKVREQKKCIKERVEG, from the coding sequence ATGAGAGATAAGAAAAAAGCAGTTTTTAATATTTTATTTTTATTACTTGTATTTGGTCTGACTGTATATGGTGTTTTTCGAGGAGAAGACCTTGAGAGTATGATGCACTCCATTCGACAGGCACAGTGGCAATGGCTGGTGCCGGGAGTGGCTCTGGTATTATTCTTTATATGGTCAGAATCAATTATTATCTGGTATATGATGAAATCGTATGGAACCCGGTTGAAGAAACGGTCTTGTTTTCTGTTTTCTTCCGTTGGTTTTTTCTTTAGTTGCATTACACCGTCGGCAAGCGGTGGACAGCCGATGCAGATATACTATATGAAGAAAGAAAAGATACCGATTCCAGTATCGACGGTAGTATTGATGATTGTGACGATTACATATAAGCTGGTCCTGGTTGTGATCGGAATCGGGATTCTCATATTTGGTCAGGGATTTCTGCACAGATATCTGGAAGGCATTCTGCCGGTCTATTATCTGGGATTGGGATTGAATGTGTTTTGTGTGGTATTTATGACAGTTCTTGTATTTCATCCGGTGCTGACAAAGGAAATCCTGAAAAAAGGCGTCCATTTGCTGGAAAAGCTGCGCCTGATGAAACACAAAGAAGAACGGCTGGAAAAGCTGGATGCATCTATGGATACTTACCGGGGAACGGCAGTATATTTAAAAGAGCATATGGGCGTGATCGTGGTTGTATCCGGAATTACATTTGTTCAGAGAATGGCCTTGTTTGCAGCTACCTGGTTTGTGTATCGGGCGTTTGGACTGTCAGGAACTTCATTCTTTGATATTCTGTTTCTTCAGGCAGTGATAGCAGTTGCGGTAGATATGCTGCCGCTTCCCGGTGGTATGGGGATCAGTGAAACATTATTTTTGAATATTTTTCGCCCGGTGTTCGGATCTTTGCTGCTTCCGGGTATGGTTTTAAGCCGGGGACTGGGATATTATGCAGAATTACTGATCAGTGCTGCATTTACAGTGGTGGCGCAGCTTACGATAGGAAATGAAAAAGTAAGAGAACAAAAGAAGTGTATAAAGGAGCGTGTTGAGGGATGA
- a CDS encoding phosphatase PAP2 family protein: MRYRQNNVRKKLIPAYGIVPLLLALLWNSLAYNGARWIASGRYHYNIETVLDERIPFIPWTLVIYFGCYLFWGINYILIAGQEKESVYRFFTADAISRIVCFCFFVLFPTTNTRPEIVADGFWNQAVIWLYSIDAADNLFPSIHCLVSWFCFLGIRGGQEIPKWYQYLSCVIAVCVFLSTLMTKQHVVWDVAGGVILAQICFTVSGKTQWYRIYQRFCERIQSCIFHLTGGARHER, encoded by the coding sequence ATGAGATACAGACAGAACAATGTAAGGAAGAAACTGATTCCGGCGTACGGGATTGTGCCGCTTTTACTGGCATTGTTATGGAACTCACTGGCATATAATGGTGCCAGATGGATTGCATCCGGGCGATATCATTACAATATTGAGACTGTGTTGGATGAGAGGATCCCTTTCATACCCTGGACATTGGTAATCTATTTTGGATGTTATCTGTTTTGGGGAATCAATTACATTTTGATTGCGGGACAGGAAAAAGAGAGTGTATATCGCTTTTTTACAGCAGATGCAATATCCCGGATTGTCTGTTTCTGTTTTTTTGTCTTGTTTCCGACGACCAATACCAGACCGGAGATTGTGGCAGACGGATTCTGGAATCAGGCCGTGATCTGGCTTTATTCCATTGATGCCGCGGACAATTTGTTTCCTTCCATTCATTGCCTGGTAAGCTGGTTTTGTTTTCTGGGAATTCGTGGGGGGCAGGAGATTCCGAAATGGTATCAATACCTGTCCTGTGTGATTGCAGTTTGCGTGTTTTTATCCACTTTGATGACAAAACAGCATGTTGTCTGGGATGTGGCAGGTGGTGTTATCCTGGCGCAGATCTGTTTTACGGTTTCCGGGAAAACACAGTGGTATCGGATATATCAAAGATTTTGTGAAAGGATACAAAGCTGTATTTTTCATTTGACAGGAGGAGCACGACATGAGAGATAA
- a CDS encoding polyribonucleotide nucleotidyltransferase, producing MYKKFEMELAGRTLRVDVDRVAKQANGAVLMHYGDTTVLCTATASEKPRDGIDFFPLSVEYNERLYAVGKIPGGFNKREGKASENAILTCRVIDRPMRPLFPKDYRNDVTLENLVMSVDQDCSPELTAMLGAAIATSISDIPFDGPISTTQVGLVDGEFVFNPTAAQKEVSDLALTVASTKEKVIMIEAGANEVPEAQMIEAIFAAHELNQKVIAFIETIVAECGKAKHEYTSCAVPEELFEAIKEIVPPAEMEEAVFTDDKQTREENIRVITEKLEEAFAENEEWLAVLGEAVYQYQKKTVRKMILKDHKRPDGRAIDQIRPLAAETDLIPRVHGSAMFTRGQTQICTVTTLAPLSEAQRIDGLDEAETSKRYMHHYNFPSYSVGETKPSRGPGRREIGHGALAERALLPVLPSEAEFPYAIRTVSETFESNGSTSQASVCASSMSLMTAGVPIKAAVAGISAGLVTGETDDDYLVLTDIQGLEDFFGDMDFKVAGTHKGITAIQMDIKIHGLTRPIIEEAIAATKKARTYILDEVMNKAIAEPRKEVGTYAPKIIQMQIDPQKIGDVVGQRGKTINAIIEQTGVKIDITDDGAVSICGTEKEAMEKAAKLIATIVTDFEAGQLFEGKVISIKEFGAFLEFAPGKEGMVHISKISKERVNKVEDVLNIGDVVKVVCLGKDKMGRFSFSMKDVAED from the coding sequence ATGTATAAGAAATTTGAGATGGAACTTGCCGGCAGAACTCTGCGCGTGGATGTTGACAGAGTGGCAAAGCAGGCAAATGGTGCGGTTTTGATGCACTACGGAGATACTACAGTTCTCTGTACTGCGACAGCATCTGAGAAGCCAAGAGACGGGATTGACTTTTTCCCGCTGAGTGTAGAGTACAATGAGAGACTTTATGCAGTCGGAAAGATTCCGGGAGGATTCAACAAAAGAGAAGGAAAGGCTTCTGAGAATGCAATTTTAACATGTCGTGTCATTGACAGACCGATGCGTCCTCTGTTCCCGAAGGATTACAGAAATGACGTGACATTGGAGAATCTGGTTATGTCTGTTGATCAGGACTGCAGTCCGGAACTGACAGCAATGCTTGGTGCGGCGATTGCCACAAGTATTTCAGATATTCCGTTTGACGGACCGATCTCTACGACTCAGGTTGGTCTGGTTGACGGAGAATTTGTATTCAACCCGACAGCAGCACAGAAAGAAGTATCGGATCTGGCGCTGACAGTTGCATCTACAAAAGAGAAAGTAATCATGATCGAAGCCGGAGCAAATGAAGTTCCGGAGGCTCAGATGATCGAGGCTATTTTTGCGGCACATGAACTGAACCAGAAAGTCATCGCATTTATTGAGACGATCGTGGCAGAATGCGGAAAAGCAAAACATGAATATACAAGCTGCGCGGTTCCGGAAGAACTGTTTGAGGCGATTAAAGAGATCGTTCCACCGGCAGAGATGGAAGAAGCAGTCTTTACAGATGACAAACAGACAAGAGAAGAAAATATCCGTGTCATTACAGAAAAACTGGAAGAGGCATTTGCAGAGAACGAAGAATGGCTGGCAGTGTTAGGGGAAGCAGTTTATCAGTATCAGAAGAAGACTGTCAGAAAGATGATCTTAAAAGATCACAAACGTCCGGACGGACGTGCGATCGATCAGATTCGTCCGCTGGCAGCAGAGACAGACCTGATCCCGAGAGTTCATGGATCTGCGATGTTTACAAGAGGACAGACTCAGATTTGTACAGTGACAACACTGGCACCTCTTTCAGAAGCACAGAGAATCGACGGACTGGATGAGGCAGAGACTTCCAAGAGATATATGCACCACTACAATTTCCCGTCTTATTCTGTTGGAGAGACAAAACCATCCAGAGGACCGGGACGTCGTGAGATTGGTCACGGTGCACTGGCAGAGAGAGCACTCCTTCCGGTACTTCCAAGCGAGGCAGAGTTCCCGTATGCGATTCGTACGGTATCTGAGACATTTGAATCGAATGGTTCTACTTCTCAGGCAAGCGTATGTGCGTCCAGTATGTCACTGATGACAGCAGGTGTGCCGATCAAGGCAGCTGTTGCCGGAATTTCAGCAGGTCTGGTGACAGGAGAGACAGACGATGATTATCTGGTTCTTACAGATATCCAGGGACTGGAAGATTTCTTCGGAGATATGGACTTTAAAGTGGCTGGTACACACAAGGGTATCACAGCGATCCAGATGGACATTAAGATCCACGGACTGACAAGACCAATCATTGAAGAAGCAATCGCAGCGACAAAGAAAGCAAGAACTTACATTCTGGATGAAGTGATGAATAAAGCAATTGCAGAACCTAGAAAAGAAGTGGGAACTTATGCACCGAAGATTATTCAGATGCAGATCGACCCACAGAAGATCGGCGATGTTGTCGGACAGAGAGGAAAGACGATCAATGCGATCATCGAGCAGACTGGAGTGAAGATCGATATCACAGACGATGGAGCAGTTTCTATCTGCGGTACAGAAAAAGAAGCGATGGAAAAAGCAGCGAAGCTGATCGCAACGATCGTAACAGATTTTGAAGCAGGACAGCTTTTTGAAGGAAAAGTAATCAGCATCAAAGAATTCGGAGCATTTCTTGAGTTTGCACCTGGAAAAGAAGGAATGGTTCATATTTCCAAGATCTCCAAAGAGAGAGTCAACAAGGTAGAAGATGTTCTGAACATTGGAGATGTTGTGAAGGTTGTATGCCTTGGAAAAGATAAAATGGGAAGATTCAGCTTCAGCATGAAAGATGTTGCAGAAGACTAA
- the rpsO gene encoding 30S ribosomal protein S15 has product MIAKEKKQAIIAEFGRSEGDTGSPEVQVAILTARINELTDHFKANPKDHHSRRGLLKMVGQRRGLLAYLKKVDIERYRALIEKLGLRK; this is encoded by the coding sequence ATGATCGCAAAAGAAAAGAAACAGGCTATTATTGCAGAATTTGGAAGAAGTGAAGGAGATACAGGATCTCCGGAAGTACAGGTAGCGATCCTGACAGCAAGAATCAACGAGCTGACAGATCACTTCAAAGCAAATCCAAAAGACCACCACTCAAGAAGAGGACTTCTGAAAATGGTAGGACAGAGACGTGGACTGCTTGCATACCTGAAAAAAGTAGATATCGAAAGATACCGTGCTTTGATCGAAAAACTTGGATTAAGAAAATAA
- a CDS encoding alpha-L-fucosidase, producing the protein MNQEIWNRTEWFRKERFGMFIHWGLYAIPALGEWVMSEKRMTVEEYEKYFEQFDPTDYNPREWARLAKKAGMKYAVLTAKHHDGFCLFDSALTDYKATNTKAGRDLVREFLDAFRAEGLKVGLYFTLIDWHHPDYPKYNDMHHPMRGNEAYKDENINFDRYLEYMHGQVEELVTNYGKLDILWFDFSYDNMCEDTWKAEELIRMVRKHQPDVIIDNRLEGSGEKNGSIVTDHPNIYSGDFASPEMIIPPGGMKDLNGKPIPWELCATMNNHWGYCYYDHTYKTSQTIIRKLVECVSKGGNFILNVGPDAKGRIPKESQEILTQVGEWMEQNGESLYECGISEYDKPEWGRYTQKGNTVYAHIYETPLGALSLYGISPQEVGTITFLSSGAQVQRGEAWNTAMYSDTPFVALGENPVFSYPLPDEIDTVLKIELKK; encoded by the coding sequence ATGAATCAGGAAATATGGAATCGGACCGAATGGTTCCGGAAAGAAAGATTCGGAATGTTTATCCACTGGGGACTGTATGCCATTCCGGCGCTGGGCGAGTGGGTAATGTCCGAAAAACGAATGACAGTAGAAGAATATGAGAAATATTTCGAGCAGTTTGATCCAACGGATTACAATCCGAGAGAATGGGCAAGACTGGCAAAAAAAGCAGGTATGAAATATGCGGTGCTGACTGCAAAGCATCACGATGGATTTTGTTTGTTTGATTCTGCACTGACAGATTATAAAGCGACAAATACAAAGGCCGGACGGGATCTGGTTCGGGAATTTCTGGATGCATTCCGTGCGGAAGGATTAAAAGTAGGGCTTTACTTTACACTGATTGACTGGCATCATCCGGACTATCCGAAATACAATGATATGCACCATCCAATGCGCGGAAATGAGGCGTATAAAGATGAAAATATCAATTTTGACCGGTATCTGGAATATATGCATGGCCAGGTGGAAGAACTGGTGACCAATTACGGAAAGCTGGATATTCTCTGGTTTGATTTCTCTTATGACAACATGTGTGAAGATACATGGAAAGCAGAAGAGTTGATCCGTATGGTCAGAAAACATCAGCCGGATGTTATTATTGACAATCGTCTGGAAGGTTCCGGAGAGAAGAACGGAAGTATCGTAACAGATCATCCGAATATTTACAGCGGAGATTTCGCAAGTCCGGAAATGATCATTCCGCCGGGAGGAATGAAAGATCTGAACGGAAAACCGATCCCGTGGGAGCTTTGTGCAACGATGAACAACCACTGGGGATACTGTTATTATGATCATACTTACAAAACATCACAGACCATTATCCGCAAACTGGTTGAATGTGTCAGCAAAGGCGGAAACTTTATCCTGAACGTAGGACCGGATGCAAAAGGAAGAATTCCGAAAGAAAGTCAGGAAATTCTGACGCAGGTAGGAGAATGGATGGAGCAAAACGGAGAAAGTCTTTATGAATGTGGAATTTCCGAGTATGACAAGCCGGAATGGGGACGTTATACACAAAAAGGAAACACGGTATATGCCCATATTTATGAAACGCCTCTGGGAGCACTCTCATTGTATGGAATCAGCCCGCAGGAGGTAGGAACAATCACCTTCCTTTCCAGCGGAGCGCAGGTGCAGAGGGGTGAGGCATGGAATACAGCTATGTATTCAGATACACCGTTTGTGGCGCTGGGTGAAAATCCGGTATTCAGTTATCCGCTGCCGGATGAAATCGATACTGTTTTGAAAATCGAGTTGAAAAAATAG
- a CDS encoding Gfo/Idh/MocA family protein: MKQVTAILLGAGQRGAEAYASYALDYPNELKFVAVAEPRADRREEFAKLHDIAPQNAVESDMELLNRPKMADCVLICTQDQMHYEALKLAVEKGYHILCEKPISPVKSELIEIGEIAKNYDKVISICHVLRYSPFFRELKRLLDEGAIGQLVDIQHIESVGYWHMAHSFVRGNWRNKSLSSPMILQKCCHDMDILLWLVGASCTRLTSFGNLMHFKEENAPEDAPAHCLDGCVHRDECPYFAPRFYLEDLEEKGGTFAKVVSLQTDKKSLLDALKDGPYGRCVYHCDNDVVDHQVVNLEFDNGVTASMTMCAFTNKCERIINLMGTKGQIRGNMEENEIIVEDFASGNTTKIKVKVPKGGHSGSDVSMMKDFVELVAGGGTAKSVSAASESIESHLMALAAEDSREHNGVVYEMKGYGK; this comes from the coding sequence ATGAAACAAGTAACAGCCATTCTTTTGGGAGCCGGACAGAGAGGGGCAGAGGCTTATGCCTCTTATGCCCTGGATTATCCCAATGAATTGAAATTTGTAGCAGTAGCGGAACCAAGAGCGGATCGACGGGAAGAGTTTGCAAAGCTTCATGATATTGCACCTCAAAACGCTGTGGAATCGGACATGGAGCTTTTGAACCGTCCGAAAATGGCGGACTGTGTTCTGATCTGTACACAGGATCAGATGCATTATGAGGCATTGAAGCTGGCCGTGGAAAAAGGCTATCACATTTTATGTGAAAAACCGATCTCACCTGTAAAATCTGAACTGATCGAGATCGGGGAGATCGCAAAGAATTATGACAAGGTGATCAGTATTTGCCACGTGCTGCGTTATTCTCCATTTTTCAGAGAGCTGAAACGGCTTCTGGATGAAGGGGCGATCGGTCAGCTTGTTGATATCCAGCATATTGAGAGTGTGGGATACTGGCATATGGCACACAGCTTTGTACGTGGTAACTGGAGAAACAAGTCCTTAAGCAGTCCGATGATCCTGCAGAAGTGCTGTCATGATATGGACATCTTATTATGGCTCGTAGGTGCGTCCTGTACAAGACTTACAAGTTTCGGAAATCTGATGCATTTTAAAGAAGAAAATGCACCAGAAGATGCTCCGGCTCACTGTCTGGACGGATGTGTACACCGGGATGAATGTCCGTATTTTGCACCTCGATTCTATCTGGAGGATTTAGAGGAAAAAGGCGGAACATTTGCAAAAGTGGTAAGTCTTCAGACGGATAAAAAATCTCTGCTGGATGCATTGAAAGACGGACCATATGGAAGGTGTGTTTACCACTGTGACAACGATGTGGTAGATCATCAGGTAGTAAATCTGGAGTTTGACAATGGTGTGACAGCAAGTATGACAATGTGTGCGTTTACCAATAAATGCGAGCGGATCATCAATCTGATGGGAACAAAAGGACAGATTCGCGGAAACATGGAAGAAAATGAAATCATTGTGGAAGATTTTGCGTCTGGAAATACAACAAAGATCAAGGTAAAAGTACCAAAAGGTGGACACAGCGGAAGCGATGTCTCCATGATGAAAGACTTTGTGGAACTGGTGGCAGGAGGCGGAACTGCAAAAAGCGTAAGCGCCGCATCAGAATCCATCGAGAGTCATTTGATGGCACTGGCGGCAGAAGACAGCCGGGAACACAACGGTGTTGTTTATGAAATGAAAGGATATGGAAAATAG